The Streptomyces sp. R28 region CGACAGGCAGATGACCGCCGGCTTGTCCGGGCCGTCGTCCAGCAGGTAGGTCCCGCGGGTCATGCGGTCGGTGAGCGTCATCGACATGACGTCCCGGCCCGTCGGATTGCCCCTGTCGTCGACGGCCTTGTCGAGCCAGAACGGGCGGTCGACCGGCACGAAGAGCTTCGAGCTCTCCATGTAGTGGGTGCGCTCGATGGCCGTCCAGTGGTCGATCGGGAAGAGCGAGTCGTCGCAGGCGATCTTCGACAGCAGCATCCAGGACTGCGCGGTGAAGACGGCGGCCTGGTACGTACGGATGTCGCCGTGCGCGTCGGTCACGGTGATCCGGTTGCCCGCGGTGCGGTGCAGCCGGGTCACGGCCGGGCGGGGCTCGCCGTTCTCGTGCAGGCTCGCCAGCGAGGTGCCGTAGGCCCAGTGGACGATCTTCTCCGGCTCGCGCTCCCACAGACGCAGCGGCAGCTGCTGGGAGCCGCCGACGATGCCGCGGTGGTGGTCGTCGGCCTCGGTGTAGACGACGCGCAGGATCTCCAGGATGGAGTTCGGGAAGTCGGTGTCCCAGCCGCCGGTGCCGAAGCCGACCTGGCCGAAGATCTCGCGGTGCCGGAAGGACTTGAAGGCCTCGGAGTCGCAGAGGAAGCCGTAGAAGGTCTGGTTGTCGAGCTTCTCGACGAGCTTGGCCCAGATCTCGCGGATGCGCGGCACGTCGCGCTCGCGCATCGCCTGGTTCATGTCGGAGAAGTCGGCGCCCTCTTCGAGGCACTTGTTCCAGGCGTCGGCGACGTCCCGGTAGACCTGCGGGAGGTCCTCGACCGTCTCGGCGTAGTGCGACTCGCCCTTGAGGTCGACGACCGTCGAAGGGGTCGCCTCCGCAAGGGGGTTGGGGAAGGGACGGGTCTGCAGACCGGCCAGGTCGATGTAGTGCTGGAGCGCCGTGGAGGACGGCGGGAACCGCATCGCGCCCATCTCGGCGGTCAGTCCCTCGGTGCCCGGGCCGTCGAAGCCGACGGTCCGCAGTCGCCCGCCGATCTGGTCGGCCTCGTACACGACCGGCTTGAGGCCCATCTTCATCAGCTCGTACGCGGCCACGATGCCGGAGAGCCCGCCGCCGATGACCGCGACCTCGGTGCCGTGCTCGGTCGCGGGTATCTGGCCGAGCCCCGCCGGGTGGGCGAGGAAGTCGTCGTACGCGTACGGGAAGTCCGGGCCGAACATGGTGATCGGCGGCTGCTGCTCGTCGGCGTGCTGGACGGCGTTGGGCACCGTGGACGTCATGGGGTACGGACTCCTTGCGCAAACAGGGACTGCGGGGGCAGAGGCTCAGATCAGGGACCCGTAGAGACCGGGGCGGCGGTCCTTCAGGTACGGGTTCGCCTCGCGGGACGCGGCGAGGAAGGCCGGGTCGACGTCGGCGAGGACGAGCTCCTCACCGCGGCCGGCGCGGGTGCGCGCGATCCCGTCGGGACCGGCGAGAGTGGAGAGGCCGACGAACTCGAACTCCCCTTCCTGGCCGATCCGGTTGACGTACGCGACGTACATCTGGTTCTCGAAGGCCCGCACCGGGATCATCGACTCGGCGACGAACTGGAACGGGTGCATCTGCGCCGTCGGGACGATGAGCAGGTCGGTGCCGGCGAGGGCGTGGGCGCGGACGTTCTCCGGGAACTCGACGTCGTAGCAGATCAGGATGCCGACGCGGAGGCCGTCGAGCTCGGCCTGGACGACCGGCTGGTTCCCCGGCGTGAAGTGCTCGCGCTCGAAGCAGCCGAAGAGGTGGGTCTTGCGGTGGTTGGCGAGACGGGTCCCGTCGGCGGAGATCAGCTGGGCGGAGTTGAAGACGGCGTCGCCGGCCCGCTCGGGGTAGCCGTAGGCGATCGCCAGGCCGTGCCTCGTCGCGGTCTCGGCGATCGCGTCCGCGCAGTCGCCGTCGGCGGGCTCGGCGAGGCGGGCGATGTCGTCGCCGATCGCATAGCCGGTCAGGAACATCTCCGGCGCGACCAGCAGCCCGGCGCCCGCGGCGGCGGCACGGCCCGCGGCCTCGTCGAGGACCTTGAGGTTCTCGACGGTGGAGCCGGGGCGGCCGGAGCTCTGGAGCAGGGCGGTGCGCATGCGGGTTCCTCACCGGGCGGAAGGGGGGCAGGGGCCGTGTAGGGGCCACGTAGACGGTACGGGCGGCTGAGCAGGGCGGACAAGAAGGAGCCGTTGCGCGCCGGTGAGCGGTTCGTTGCGTGCGACGGGGGGTGGGCGGCGATTCGTTGCGCGACCTCGGTCGTAGCCCCGGTCCTCCGCCAAGCGCATGCCCGGCCGGTCTCCCCCGCCGGACGGCTGAGGTGGGGTCCCGTCTCCGGCGCGATGTGGTGCGGGCGCGGCGCCGGGAGAGTGGGGACTGTCCACTTGACCTGCAGAAAGGACCGCCATGAAGCGCCGTACGAAGATCGTCGTGCTCGGCTCCGCACTGCTGCTCACCGCCGGAGCGGCCACTGCCGCGACCGCCGCCACCGCGTCGGACGCGCCGGACGCGCCGGCGCAGCGAGAGGCCGCCGCGCTCACCGGCACCGCCAAGCTGTACCGCTCGGCCGGGGACGACATCACCTTCTCCTTCGACGCGCACCTCGCCGGCGCGGACAAGGCCGACCCGATGAAGGCGACCGGCACCTTCGAGTGGAGCCACTACGTGAACGGCGAGGGCGCCTGGGCCAAGGCGAAGGTCGACTGCCTCGTCACCGGGGGCAAGGTGGCCGTCGTCTCCGGCGTGGTCACCGACACGGACCTGCCGGGCGAGAAGGGCAAGCGGGTGGGCATCACGGTGCACGACCTCGGCCGCCACGACCGGCTCGGCTACAGCTGGGCGACGACCGAGGACCTGGGCCCGAAGGACCTGCCCAGGTGCGTGAGCTCGGCGCCCTTCGAGAAGGTCAAGAAGGGCACCGGCGATTTCACGGTCGTGCCGTGGCAGCCCGAGT contains the following coding sequences:
- a CDS encoding flavin monoamine oxidase family protein, whose amino-acid sequence is MTSTVPNAVQHADEQQPPITMFGPDFPYAYDDFLAHPAGLGQIPATEHGTEVAVIGGGLSGIVAAYELMKMGLKPVVYEADQIGGRLRTVGFDGPGTEGLTAEMGAMRFPPSSTALQHYIDLAGLQTRPFPNPLAEATPSTVVDLKGESHYAETVEDLPQVYRDVADAWNKCLEEGADFSDMNQAMRERDVPRIREIWAKLVEKLDNQTFYGFLCDSEAFKSFRHREIFGQVGFGTGGWDTDFPNSILEILRVVYTEADDHHRGIVGGSQQLPLRLWEREPEKIVHWAYGTSLASLHENGEPRPAVTRLHRTAGNRITVTDAHGDIRTYQAAVFTAQSWMLLSKIACDDSLFPIDHWTAIERTHYMESSKLFVPVDRPFWLDKAVDDRGNPTGRDVMSMTLTDRMTRGTYLLDDGPDKPAVICLSYTWCDDSLKWLPLSANERMEVMLKSLGEIYPKVDIRKHIIGNPVTVSWENEPYFMGAFKANLPGHYRYQRRLFTHFMQDRLAEDKRGIFLAGDDISWTAGWAEGAIQTALNAVWGVMHHFGGATDPSNPGPGDVYDEIAPVELPED
- a CDS encoding Repetin, producing MKRRTKIVVLGSALLLTAGAATAATAATASDAPDAPAQREAAALTGTAKLYRSAGDDITFSFDAHLAGADKADPMKATGTFEWSHYVNGEGAWAKAKVDCLVTGGKVAVVSGVVTDTDLPGEKGKRVGITVHDLGRHDRLGYSWATTEDLGPKDLPRCVSSAPFEKVKKGTGDFTVVPWQPEF
- a CDS encoding carbon-nitrogen hydrolase family protein, with protein sequence MRTALLQSSGRPGSTVENLKVLDEAAGRAAAAGAGLLVAPEMFLTGYAIGDDIARLAEPADGDCADAIAETATRHGLAIAYGYPERAGDAVFNSAQLISADGTRLANHRKTHLFGCFEREHFTPGNQPVVQAELDGLRVGILICYDVEFPENVRAHALAGTDLLIVPTAQMHPFQFVAESMIPVRAFENQMYVAYVNRIGQEGEFEFVGLSTLAGPDGIARTRAGRGEELVLADVDPAFLAASREANPYLKDRRPGLYGSLI